The proteins below are encoded in one region of Juglans microcarpa x Juglans regia isolate MS1-56 chromosome 4D, Jm3101_v1.0, whole genome shotgun sequence:
- the LOC121261539 gene encoding myb-like protein X isoform X2 produces the protein MFRYSPRRNQRSKGFKVKHALQICLLLGVSIWLLYQLRNSRDKKASFGEGNKSVSEIAKLGRKDLQPQLEEPTIRDARHKEEENEEESKNEEEQNKFEERDVAVKGHGDDEIDVHEKDKVEEETEHRWDSVDGEKEKEENKENINEEKERDKDFEERSEKENEDNESEESKEKRGEEKENEENTEKGREGKESEESNEQSEEKENEESNDREREVKAFEENRENEGENKGFEESKVKESKENENEESKEKQSEDKENEEIKENRSKEDQGAVNREGSNEIQSREETAEKEGKIEERGTSEDQVQDGSDRNNKAREEQYKGDDAASTVVHENQNMTTGSELGNWENSKDAEQVENRGNNDFEQESKTNSTEAVDANHNDSEKSVRETENFENRDSTNATSSEDGGGSESSQPELQNGPRANTTLQNVIPQETEKSEPAANNEQQNSSGTPYTRMENGDVQTESNRSSVMDGNNDVILNTVNSADAGQNENGNAEQSNTNDNTDAGQKEPVDSQEEKETSSNTYSDSNASQNDQVDSSISQEEKEARTDLETLPETTTQGHNNDDTAAE, from the exons ATGTTCAGGTATTCGCCTCGTAGGAACCAGAGATCCAAAGGATTCAAGGTGAAGCATGCTCTCCAGATATGCCTTTTGCTTGGTGTTAGCATCTGGTTGCTTTACCAACTCAGAAACTCTCGAGATAAGAAAGCATCATTTGGCGAGGGTAATAAATCTGTGAGTGAAATTGCAAAGTTGGGGAGAAAAGACCTCCAACCTCAATTGGAAGAGCCTACCATTAGAGATGCAAGGCACaaggaagaggaaaatgaagaagaaagcaagaatgaagaagaacaaaacaaGTTTGAAGAAAGGGATGTTGCTGTAAAAGGTCATGGGGACGATGAGATAGATGTACATGAAAAGGATAAAGTCGAAGAGGAAACTGAGCATCGGTGGGATTCAGTGGAtggagaaaaagagaaggaagagaacAAGGAAAACATTAAcgaggagaaagaaagagacaaGGATTTTGAAGAGCGCAGcgagaaggaaaatgaagataaTGAGAGTGAAGAGAGCAAAGAGAAGAGGGGAGAAGAGAAGGAGAATGAAGAGAACACGGAGAAGGGAAGAGAAGGGAAAGAGTCTGAAGAGAGCAATGAGCAGAGTGAAGAGAAGGAGAATGAGGAAAGCAATGACAGGGAAAGAGAGGTGAAGGCTTTTGAAGAGAACAGAGAGAACGAAGGTGAAAACAAGGGGTTTGAAGAGAGTAAAGTGAAGGAAAGCAAAGAGAATGAGAATGAAGAGAGCAAAGAGAAGCAAA GTGAAGATAAGGAGAATGAAGAGATTAAGGAAAATAGAAGCAAGGAGGATCAAGGTGCAGTGAACAGGGAAGGGAGCAACGAGATCCAGAGTAGAGAGGAGACAGCAGAGAAAGAAGGCAAGATAGAGGAGCGGGGTACATCTGAAGATCAGGTTCAAGATGGAAGTGACAGGAATAATAAAGCAAGAGAAGAACAGTACAAAGGGGATGATGCTGCTAGCACGGTAGTAcatgaaaatcaaaatatgacaACCGGAAGTGAGCTAGGCAACTGGGAAAATTCAAAGGATGCAGAACAGGTTGAAAACAGAGGAAATAATGATTTTGAGCAGGAAAGCAAAACAAATAGCACCGAAGCAGTTGATGCCAACCACAATGACTCAGAGAAGAGTGTAAGAGAaactgaaaattttgagaatcgTGACTCCACAAATGCTACTAGCAGTGAAGATGGTGGTGGTAGTGAGAGTAGTCAGCCAGAGCTGCAGAATGGGCCCCGTGCTAACACTACCCTGCAAAATGTTATTCCACAAGAAACTGAAAAATCTGAACCAGCTGCCAACAATGAGCAACAAAATTCAAGTGGAACACCTTACACAAGAATGGAGAATGGTGATGTGCAAACCGAGTCCAACAGATCTTCAGTAATGGATGGAAACAATGATGTAATTCTAAACACTGTTAACAGTGCTGATGCAGGCCAGAATGAGAATGGCAATGCTGAACAGAGCAACACAAATGACAACACAGATGCAGGCCAAAAAGAACCAGTTGATTCTCaggaagagaaagagacatCCTCAAACACATATAGCGATAGCAATGCCAGCCAGAATGATCAAGTTGATTCTTCCATCTCTCAAGAGGAGAAAGAGGCTCGTACCGACTTGGAAACTTTGCCGGAGACCACAACTCAAGGGCATAACAACGATGACACAGCTGCAGAGTGA
- the LOC121261539 gene encoding myb-like protein X isoform X1: MFRYSPRRNQRSKGFKVKHALQICLLLGVSIWLLYQLRNSRDKKASFGEGNKSVSEIAKLGRKDLQPQLEEPTIRDARHKEEENEEESKNEEEQNKFEERDVAVKGHGDDEIDVHEKDKVEEETEHRWDSVDGEKEKEENKENINEEKERDKDFEERSEKENEDNESEESKEKRGEEKENEENTEKGREGKESEESNEQSEEKENEESNDREREVKAFEENRENEGENKGFEESKVKESKENENEESKEKQSEDKENEQSKEKQSEDKENEEIKENRSKEDQGAVNREGSNEIQSREETAEKEGKIEERGTSEDQVQDGSDRNNKAREEQYKGDDAASTVVHENQNMTTGSELGNWENSKDAEQVENRGNNDFEQESKTNSTEAVDANHNDSEKSVRETENFENRDSTNATSSEDGGGSESSQPELQNGPRANTTLQNVIPQETEKSEPAANNEQQNSSGTPYTRMENGDVQTESNRSSVMDGNNDVILNTVNSADAGQNENGNAEQSNTNDNTDAGQKEPVDSQEEKETSSNTYSDSNASQNDQVDSSISQEEKEARTDLETLPETTTQGHNNDDTAAE, translated from the coding sequence ATGTTCAGGTATTCGCCTCGTAGGAACCAGAGATCCAAAGGATTCAAGGTGAAGCATGCTCTCCAGATATGCCTTTTGCTTGGTGTTAGCATCTGGTTGCTTTACCAACTCAGAAACTCTCGAGATAAGAAAGCATCATTTGGCGAGGGTAATAAATCTGTGAGTGAAATTGCAAAGTTGGGGAGAAAAGACCTCCAACCTCAATTGGAAGAGCCTACCATTAGAGATGCAAGGCACaaggaagaggaaaatgaagaagaaagcaagaatgaagaagaacaaaacaaGTTTGAAGAAAGGGATGTTGCTGTAAAAGGTCATGGGGACGATGAGATAGATGTACATGAAAAGGATAAAGTCGAAGAGGAAACTGAGCATCGGTGGGATTCAGTGGAtggagaaaaagagaaggaagagaacAAGGAAAACATTAAcgaggagaaagaaagagacaaGGATTTTGAAGAGCGCAGcgagaaggaaaatgaagataaTGAGAGTGAAGAGAGCAAAGAGAAGAGGGGAGAAGAGAAGGAGAATGAAGAGAACACGGAGAAGGGAAGAGAAGGGAAAGAGTCTGAAGAGAGCAATGAGCAGAGTGAAGAGAAGGAGAATGAGGAAAGCAATGACAGGGAAAGAGAGGTGAAGGCTTTTGAAGAGAACAGAGAGAACGAAGGTGAAAACAAGGGGTTTGAAGAGAGTAAAGTGAAGGAAAGCAAAGAGAATGAGAATGAAGAGAGCAAAGAGAAGCAAAGTGAAGATAAGGAAAATGAACAGAGCAAAGAGAAGCAAAGTGAAGATAAGGAGAATGAAGAGATTAAGGAAAATAGAAGCAAGGAGGATCAAGGTGCAGTGAACAGGGAAGGGAGCAACGAGATCCAGAGTAGAGAGGAGACAGCAGAGAAAGAAGGCAAGATAGAGGAGCGGGGTACATCTGAAGATCAGGTTCAAGATGGAAGTGACAGGAATAATAAAGCAAGAGAAGAACAGTACAAAGGGGATGATGCTGCTAGCACGGTAGTAcatgaaaatcaaaatatgacaACCGGAAGTGAGCTAGGCAACTGGGAAAATTCAAAGGATGCAGAACAGGTTGAAAACAGAGGAAATAATGATTTTGAGCAGGAAAGCAAAACAAATAGCACCGAAGCAGTTGATGCCAACCACAATGACTCAGAGAAGAGTGTAAGAGAaactgaaaattttgagaatcgTGACTCCACAAATGCTACTAGCAGTGAAGATGGTGGTGGTAGTGAGAGTAGTCAGCCAGAGCTGCAGAATGGGCCCCGTGCTAACACTACCCTGCAAAATGTTATTCCACAAGAAACTGAAAAATCTGAACCAGCTGCCAACAATGAGCAACAAAATTCAAGTGGAACACCTTACACAAGAATGGAGAATGGTGATGTGCAAACCGAGTCCAACAGATCTTCAGTAATGGATGGAAACAATGATGTAATTCTAAACACTGTTAACAGTGCTGATGCAGGCCAGAATGAGAATGGCAATGCTGAACAGAGCAACACAAATGACAACACAGATGCAGGCCAAAAAGAACCAGTTGATTCTCaggaagagaaagagacatCCTCAAACACATATAGCGATAGCAATGCCAGCCAGAATGATCAAGTTGATTCTTCCATCTCTCAAGAGGAGAAAGAGGCTCGTACCGACTTGGAAACTTTGCCGGAGACCACAACTCAAGGGCATAACAACGATGACACAGCTGCAGAGTGA
- the LOC121260335 gene encoding agamous-like MADS-box protein AGL61, whose amino-acid sequence MMNMGCKKTQKKTMQGASAQQVSFSKRRSGLFKKAGELCTICAVETDDIIFSPGGKVFSSGHHSVEDVINMLGRRGKPDAVSILEAEAHQERVLCDLKKQYSDLLEQLEAEKKRGEKLEQMKKEGQVSSWFVTPIEELSFEELKIQHAAMAELRGKVLKNMAERLAQGSAPSVAANSGGASDFPVSDPKAAP is encoded by the coding sequence ATGATGAACATGGGCTGCAAAAAGACTCAAAAGAAGACGATGCAAGGAGCAAGTGCTCAGCAGGTTTCTTTCTCAAAACGACGATCTGGCCTCTTCAAGAAGGCGGGTGAACTTTGTACCATATGTGCTGTTGAGACCGACGATATCATCTTCTCTCCTGGTGGGAAGGTGTTCTCCTCTGGTCATCACTCTGTTGAGGATGTAATAAACATGCTTGGCCGCCGTGGGAAGCCAGATGCTGTGTCAATTCTGGAAGCAGAGGCTCACCAAGAGAGAGTCCTTTGTGACCTGAAGAAGCAATATTCTGATCTGCTTGAGCAATTGGAAGCTGAAAAGAAACGAGGGGAGAAACTAGAGCAGATGAAGAAGGAAGGCCAGGTAAGCAGCTGGTTTGTTACTCCAATTGAGGAACTCAGCTTTGAGGAGCTGAAGATCCAGCATGCTGCAATGGCAGAACTTAGGGGAAAAGTACTCAAGAACATGGCGGAACGTCTGGCCCAGGGTTCTGCACCATCTGTTGCTGCCAACTCTGGTGGAGCTTCTGATTTCCCAGTCTCCGACCCAAAGGCTGCACCATAG
- the LOC121259784 gene encoding cytochrome c oxidase subunit 6a, mitochondrial-like isoform X2 encodes MAMAMVRCGLLRTALRGGSRPSAPVKRNFSSSARHDDAREAEKWEKITYVGIATCTVLTIYNLSKGHPHYEEPPPYPYLHIRNKEFPWGPDGLFEKKHHH; translated from the exons ATGGCGATGGCTATGGTCAGATGCGGTCTTCTTCGAACCGCTTTGCGCGGTGGCTCTCGACCTTCTGCCCCTGTCAAGCGCAACTTTTCCTCCTCTGCCCGCCACGACGACGCTC GCGAGgcagaaaaatgggaaaagatAACATATGTTGGCATTGCAACATGTACTGTTTTGACCATTTATAACCTATCAAAGGGCCATCCACACTATGAAGAGCCTCCT CCATACCCATATTTGCACATTCGCAACAAAGAGTTTCCATGGG GTCCAGATGGCCTTTTTGAGAAGAAGCACCACCACTAA
- the LOC121259783 gene encoding protein FAR-RED IMPAIRED RESPONSE 1-like — translation MEKGKEHTSPTTLPTTNPSTNPSTQVRPMSSYTDFSSYMHEGHAPMPHAFLPRPDANPSPWTCQENLTSGFQSSVSSLIGLNSASSSHEEPSQEPTLDSGEVETFYTPSESKDNDESGTQNTVHTEGADIIEEPKLGMVFKSEEELVSYYKRYGKQCGFGIMTQRSHRFEDGRLRYVTLGCARGGKARNRTSNVARPRPTSKTDCKAKINATFIEGVLKVLTVHNSHNHGLSPQKSRFFRCNREVSESVKRVLDSNNQANIRMNKSFVSLVQEAGGFENLPFSEKDCCNYIDEARHLQLGKGGAGALCEYFAKMQYKNDGFFSLMDMDDDGRLRNVFWADARSRAAYKYFGDVVTFDTTYLRNRYGVPFAPFVGVNHHGQSILLGAGLISSEDTETFTWLFQTWLNCMDGEAPKAIITDQDRAIKNAIALIFPNSRHRFCLWHILNKVSEKLGSHGAYKTGLKSHLLKCVYDSQTIEEFEKCWEVLITTYNLQDNAWLQSLYAERTYWAPAFLKEIFWAGMSTTQRSESMNAFFDSYVHTRTNLKEFVDQFDNILRKKIENENEADFHSFNVTIPVVSVSPLEKIFQNIYTNSKFREVQKEVVGMLGCLPTLHSQDGVIATYHVEDEVCVDDLIKEVTQKVYFNEAKCEVKCSCSLFEMRGILCRHALSIMRVKKVRSVPEKYILDRWRKDIKRTYTLIQSSYDIVDARPEVSRYSRIMKVCYDVATNAASCDEHAKDMIDKLYAMNDVYRTNKSPHQTCSNVAVTLG, via the exons ATGGAGAAAGGGAAAGAGCACACATCTCCTACAACACTTCCTACCacaaatccatcaacaaatccaTCAACTCAG GTGAGACCAATGTCCTCGTATACGGATTTCTCAAGCTATATGCATGAGGGCCATGCACCAATGCCACATGCTTTCTTACCTCGTCCCGATGCCAACCCATCTCCATGGACTTGTCAG GAAAATCTTACATCGGGATTTCAGTCATCAGTTAGCTCTCTAATTGGTTTAAACTCTGCAAGCTCAAGCCATGAGGAACCCAGTCAAGAGCCAACACTTGATTCGGGGGAGGTTGAAACTTTTTATACTCCTTCTGAATCCAAAGATAACGATGAGTCCGGGACACAAAATACAGTGCATACTGAGGGAGCCGATATCATTGAGGAGCCAAAGTTGGGGATGGTGTTTAAATCTGAAGAAGAGTTAGTTTCTTATTATAAAAGATATGGTAAACAATGTGGTTTTGGGATAATGACACAAAGGAGTCATAGGTTTGAGGATGGGAGGCTCAGATATGTCACGCTGGGTTGTGCTCGTGGTGGGAAGGCCCGAAACCGGACGTCAAATGTTGCGAGGCCACGTCCGACATCAAAGACAGATTGTAAAGCAAAGATAAATGCTACATTCATTGAAGGAGTGTTGAAGGTGTTGACTGTTCACAATTCCCACAATCACGGCCTAAGTCCACAAAAGTCAAGGTTCTTTCGCTGcaatagagaagtgagtgagTCTGTTAAGAGAGTGTTAGATTCAAATAATCAGGCTAACATCAGAATGAACAAGAGTTTCGTCTCTCTTGTGCAAGAAGCGGGTGGGTTTGAGAACCTGCCATTCAGTGAAAAAGACTGTTGTAATTACATTGATGAGGCACGCCACCTTCAACTTGGGAAAGGTGGCGCTGGAGCCCTCTGTGAGTATTTTGCTAAAATGCAATACAAGAATGATGGATTTTTTTCACTAATGGATATGGATGATGATGGGAGATTGAGGAATGTTTTCTGGGCAGATGCACGAAGTAGGGCAGCCTACAAATATTTTGGTGATGTCGTCACATTCGACACCACATATTTGAGAAACAGATATGGGGTGCCATTTGCACcgtttgttggtgtaaaccaccatggcCAATCAATCCTTTTGGGGGCAGGATTGATTTCTAGTGAAGATACAGAAACGTTTACATGGTTGTTTCAGACTTGGTTGAACTGTATGGATGGCGAAGCTCCGAAAGCTATTATTACAGATCAAGATAGAGCTATAAAAAATGCGATTGCACTCATCTTTCCAAATAGCAGACACAGATTTTGCTTATGGCACATACTAAACAAAGTATCTGAAAAACTCGGTTCACATGGTGCATACAAAACTGGGTTGAAAAGTCATTTGCTAAAGTGTGTTTATGACTCTCAAACAATagaggagtttgagaaatgttgggAAGTGTTAATTACGACATACAACTTGCAGGATAATGCTTGGTTGCAGAGTTTATACGCTGAGCGTACGTATTGGGCACCGGCATTcttgaaagaaattttttgggctggaatgagtacaacccaacgaagtgagagcatgaatgctTTTTTTGACAGCTATGTTCATACTAGGACAAACTTAAAAGAGTTTGTTGATCAGTTCGATAATattttgaggaagaagattgagaatgaaaatgaggCGGACTTCCACTCATTCAACGTCACAATTCCCGTCGTCTCTGTCTCTCCACTTGAAAAGATATTTCAGAACATATACACTAACTCTAAATTTAGAGAAGTTCAGAAAGAAGTAGTAGGGATGCTTGGTTGTCTTCCAACTCTACACAGTCAGGATGGTGTAATTGCAACGTACCATGTAGAAGATGAAGTCTGTGTTGATGATCTCATTAAGGAGGTGACCCAAAAGGTGTACTTTAATGAGGCTAAATGCGAGGTGAAATGCTCATGCTCCTTGTTCGAGATGAGAGGGATATTGTGTAGGCATGCATTATCCATTATGAGAGTTAAAAAAGTCCGTTCGGTGCCAGAAAAGTATATATTAGATCGATGGAGGAAAGACATAAAAAGGACATACACTCTTATACAAAGTAGTTATGACATAGTTGATGCGAGGCCAGAAGTGAGCAGATATTCACGTATTATGAAAGTATGTTACGACGTTGCCACAAATGCAGCATCATGTGATGAGCATGCTAAAGATATGATAGATAAATTATATGCAATGAACGACGTCTACCGCACCAACAAGTCGCCCCATCAAACTTGTTCCAATGTTGCAGTTACATTGGGTTGA
- the LOC121261596 gene encoding agamous-like MADS-box protein AGL62, translated as MMNMGWKKTQKKMTKGANALLVSFSKRRSGLFKKASELCTLHVVETANIIFSPGGKVFSSGHPSAEDVINMLGQCGKPDAATLLEAEAHQERVLCDLKKQYSDLLRQLEAEKKRGEKLEQMRMECQGCSWFYAPIDELSLEELKVKSAAMAELKGKVLKELEERLAQGSAPSVAANSGGSSVFPVTDPKAAL; from the coding sequence ATGATGAACATGGGCTGGAAAAAGACTCAGAAGAAGATGACGAAAGGAGCAAATGCTCTGTTAGTTTCTTTCTCAAAAAGACGATCTGGCCTCTTCAAGAAGGCCAGTGAACTTTGTACCTTACATGTGGTTGAGACTGCCAATATCATCTTCTCTCCTGGTGGGAAGGTGTTCTCCTCTGGTCATCCCTCTGCTGAGGATGTTATAAACATGCTTGGCCAATGTGGGAAGCCAGATGCTGCTACACTTCTGGAAGCGGAGGCTCACCAAGAGAGAGTCCTTTGTGACCTGAAGAAGCAGTATTCTGATCTGCTTAGGCAATTGGAAGCTGAAAAGAAACGAGGGGAGAAACTAGAGCAGATGAGGATGGAATGCCAGGGATGCAGCTGGTTTTATGCTCCAATTGATGAACTCAGCCTTGAGGAGCTGAAGGTCAAGAGTGCTGCAATGGCAGAACTTAAGGGAAAAGTACTCAAGGAATTAGAGGAGCGTCTGGCACAGGGTTCTGCTCCATCTGTTGCTGCCAACTCTGGTGGAAGTTCTGTTTTCCCAGTCACTGACCCAAAGGCTGCGCTGTAG
- the LOC121259784 gene encoding cytochrome c oxidase subunit 6a, mitochondrial-like isoform X1 yields the protein MAMAMVRCGLLRTALRGGSRPSAPVKRNFSSSARHDDAREAEKWEKITYVGIATCTVLTIYNLSKGHPHYEEPPVQMAFLRRSTTTKTFMAQQGDIFQREPLCLAQSSRSVRLYCTTSRC from the exons ATGGCGATGGCTATGGTCAGATGCGGTCTTCTTCGAACCGCTTTGCGCGGTGGCTCTCGACCTTCTGCCCCTGTCAAGCGCAACTTTTCCTCCTCTGCCCGCCACGACGACGCTC GCGAGgcagaaaaatgggaaaagatAACATATGTTGGCATTGCAACATGTACTGTTTTGACCATTTATAACCTATCAAAGGGCCATCCACACTATGAAGAGCCTCCT GTCCAGATGGCCTTTTTGAGAAGAAGCACCACCACTAAGACATTCATGGCTCAACAAGGGGATATTTTCCAGAGAGAACCTTTATGTTTAGCACAGTCCTCTCGTTCTGTCAGGTTGTACTGTACTACCTCCAGATGTTGA